A single genomic interval of Streptomyces sp. BA2 harbors:
- the gatB gene encoding Asp-tRNA(Asn)/Glu-tRNA(Gln) amidotransferase subunit GatB, translating into MTVTTDLVSYEEALATYDPVMGLEVHVELGTKTKMFCGCSTELKQGANSQTCPTCLGLPGALPVVNEIGVESAIKIGLALNCEIAEWCRFARKNYFYPDMPKNFQTSQYDEPIAFNGYLDVQLEDGEVFRVEIERAHMEEDTGKSTHVGGATGRIHGASHSLLDYNRAGIPLIEIVTKPIEGAGERAPEVAKAYVAELREVIKALDVSEARMDKGQMRCDVNLSLRPHGRVEFGTRSETKNVNSLRSVERAARFEIQRHAAVLNGGGTIVQETRHFHEDDGSTTSGRIKDNAEDYRYFPEPDLVPVAPARTWVEELRAGLPEMPRVRRNRLREEWGVSEHDMQSILNAGAVDPIVATIEAGADAAAARKWWMGEMARNANETGKALDELPVTPVQVARVAELVAKGDLNDKLARQVFEGVLAGEGTPDEVVEKRGLKVVSDEGALSTAVEEAIAGNPGVADKIRSGKVAAAGALVGAVMKATRGQADAARVKELILEKLGVEG; encoded by the coding sequence GTGACTGTCACGACTGACCTGGTGTCGTACGAGGAAGCCCTCGCGACGTACGACCCCGTCATGGGCCTTGAGGTCCATGTCGAGCTGGGCACCAAGACCAAGATGTTCTGCGGCTGCTCCACCGAGCTCAAGCAGGGCGCCAACAGCCAGACCTGCCCGACCTGTCTCGGCCTGCCCGGCGCGCTGCCGGTCGTCAACGAGATCGGCGTCGAGTCCGCCATCAAGATCGGCCTCGCGCTGAACTGCGAGATCGCCGAGTGGTGCCGCTTCGCCCGGAAGAACTATTTCTATCCGGACATGCCGAAGAACTTCCAGACCTCTCAGTACGACGAGCCGATCGCCTTCAACGGCTATCTGGACGTCCAGCTGGAGGACGGCGAAGTCTTCCGCGTGGAGATCGAGCGCGCCCACATGGAGGAGGACACCGGCAAGTCCACGCACGTGGGCGGCGCGACGGGCCGTATCCACGGCGCCTCGCACTCGCTCCTGGACTACAACCGCGCGGGCATCCCGCTCATCGAGATCGTCACCAAGCCGATCGAGGGCGCGGGCGAGCGGGCTCCCGAGGTCGCCAAGGCGTACGTCGCCGAGCTGCGCGAGGTCATCAAGGCGCTCGACGTGTCCGAGGCCCGGATGGACAAGGGCCAGATGCGCTGCGACGTGAACCTCTCCCTGCGTCCGCACGGGCGCGTGGAGTTCGGTACGCGCTCGGAGACGAAGAACGTCAACTCGCTCCGTTCCGTGGAGCGTGCGGCGCGGTTCGAGATCCAGCGTCACGCCGCCGTCCTGAACGGCGGCGGAACGATCGTCCAGGAGACCCGTCACTTCCACGAGGACGACGGCTCCACGACGTCGGGCCGCATCAAGGACAACGCCGAGGACTACCGGTACTTCCCGGAGCCCGACCTCGTCCCCGTCGCCCCGGCCCGTACGTGGGTCGAGGAGCTGCGTGCCGGTCTCCCCGAGATGCCGCGCGTGCGCCGCAACCGCCTCCGCGAGGAGTGGGGTGTCTCGGAGCACGACATGCAGTCGATCCTGAACGCCGGTGCGGTCGACCCCATCGTCGCGACGATCGAGGCGGGCGCCGACGCGGCTGCCGCGCGCAAGTGGTGGATGGGCGAGATGGCCCGCAACGCCAACGAGACGGGCAAGGCCCTGGACGAGCTGCCGGTCACGCCGGTGCAGGTCGCGCGGGTCGCCGAGCTCGTCGCCAAGGGTGACCTGAACGACAAGCTGGCCCGCCAGGTCTTCGAAGGCGTCCTGGCCGGCGAAGGCACGCCGGACGAGGTCGTCGAGAAGCGCGGCCTGAAGGTCGTCTCGGACGAGGGCGCGCTGTCCACTGCCGTGGAGGAAGCGATCGCCGGTAACCCCGGGGTGGCGGACAAGATCCGCAGCGGCAAGGTCGCTGCGGCCGGCGCGTTGGTCGGTGCGGTCATGAAGGCCACCCGCGGCCAGGCGGACGCGGCCCGCGTCAAGGAACTGATCCTGGAGAAGTTGGGCGTGGAGGGCTGA
- a CDS encoding GNAT family N-acetyltransferase has product MFAISLGEGAELRPIEPWQAQEFLTHVERAREYAGPWVPLTVRAKDLESARELLQMFADRQAADTGRLYGIWLDDTLVGGVLFRIFDTATESCEVGVWLEPSAAGRGLITRASRVLIDWAVDERGMHRVEWMVSTANDRSKAVAKRLGMTKDGVLRECFPWQGVRHDMEVWSVLAPEWRKAREARQGAEAAR; this is encoded by the coding sequence ATGTTCGCGATATCGCTGGGCGAGGGCGCTGAGCTGAGGCCCATCGAGCCGTGGCAGGCGCAGGAGTTCCTCACGCACGTCGAGCGTGCGCGGGAGTACGCGGGGCCTTGGGTGCCCCTGACCGTACGGGCGAAGGACCTCGAATCGGCGCGGGAGCTGCTCCAGATGTTCGCCGACAGGCAGGCCGCCGACACGGGGCGCCTGTACGGCATCTGGCTCGATGACACACTCGTCGGCGGTGTGCTCTTCCGGATCTTCGACACGGCCACGGAGAGCTGCGAGGTCGGCGTCTGGCTTGAGCCTTCGGCCGCCGGACGCGGTCTGATCACCAGGGCGAGCCGGGTCCTCATCGACTGGGCGGTGGACGAGCGCGGCATGCACCGCGTGGAGTGGATGGTCTCGACGGCGAACGACCGCAGCAAGGCGGTGGCGAAGCGGCTCGGGATGACCAAGGACGGGGTGCTGCGGGAGTGCTTCCCCTGGCAGGGGGTGCGGCACGACATGGAGGTGTGGTCGGTGCTCGCACCGGAGTGGCGGAAGGCGCGCGAGGCTCGTCAAGGCGCCGAAGCGGCTCGTTAA
- a CDS encoding phosphocholine-specific phospholipase C: MSPEISRRRLMAVGGGAVGAAAVGSFLPPSLQQALAQDRHKPGSGGLDSIEHVVILMQENRSFDHYFGALRGVRGFGDRNAVRLPSGKSVFEQPGVLRTVMPFPVREAAAAQKKDLQYIGALDHSWSGGAKAWHDGWMDGWITAKTAATMAYYTRDDIPLHYELADTFTVCDAYHSSIHTSTSPNRNHLWSGKTGFEADGGRAVENDAYDEGKHPGYDWGTYAERLEKAGVSWQTYTEWENFTDNQIEFFTTFKAIARKVLAKTGLTFMEAFYAKVRDAKDDAEREKLLATLEEGVATLTKAEKSLFERGLRRVPTGKLAEEFAKDVAGGKLAKVSYLVPSALDSEHPSVSSPIHSATIVYKVLDALASHPEVWRRTAVFINYDENDGFFDHVPPPVPGGESDEAKEERWQGRPTGLGVRVPMLVVSPWTVGGYVCSEVFDHTSVVRFLEKWTGIEEPNISAWRRKVTGDLTGAFDFRRGHRQPEVEQPGAIPEFSGRWSPQPPLKQSMPVQEPGTRRARPLPYQPDAYVKRGESGALSVRLRNGGRSSAHFALYPYAGEFTAPLHQDVVREGSWTVPVPEDAYDFTVTGPNGFRREFAGGKDGGAQLASAITRREIHLTLANRGRKELVFTVKPLGYVDEHDVRRRTRVVRVKAGSSRTIAWHTADEHGWYDIQVTVTGEPVFRRRLMGHIENGRASVSG; the protein is encoded by the coding sequence GTGTCCCCGGAGATTTCCCGCAGGCGACTGATGGCAGTCGGCGGTGGCGCGGTCGGCGCCGCCGCCGTCGGATCCTTCCTGCCCCCGTCGTTGCAGCAGGCACTGGCGCAGGACCGGCACAAACCCGGCAGCGGCGGACTCGACTCGATCGAGCACGTCGTCATCCTGATGCAGGAGAACAGGTCCTTCGACCACTACTTCGGCGCCCTGCGCGGCGTACGCGGCTTCGGCGACCGCAACGCCGTCCGGCTCCCGAGCGGCAAGTCCGTGTTCGAGCAGCCGGGCGTGCTGCGCACCGTCATGCCCTTCCCGGTCCGCGAGGCCGCGGCGGCGCAGAAGAAGGACCTGCAGTACATCGGCGCCCTCGACCACTCCTGGAGCGGCGGCGCCAAGGCCTGGCACGACGGCTGGATGGACGGCTGGATCACCGCCAAGACCGCGGCGACCATGGCGTACTACACGCGCGACGACATCCCGCTGCACTACGAACTCGCCGACACCTTCACCGTCTGCGACGCCTACCACTCCTCCATCCACACCTCCACGAGCCCCAACCGCAACCACCTGTGGAGCGGCAAGACCGGCTTCGAGGCGGACGGCGGCCGCGCCGTCGAGAACGACGCGTACGACGAGGGCAAGCACCCCGGATACGACTGGGGGACGTACGCCGAGCGCCTGGAGAAGGCGGGCGTGAGCTGGCAGACGTACACGGAGTGGGAGAACTTCACCGACAACCAGATCGAGTTCTTCACCACCTTCAAGGCCATCGCCCGCAAGGTCCTCGCCAAGACCGGCCTCACCTTCATGGAGGCCTTCTACGCCAAGGTGCGCGACGCCAAGGACGACGCCGAGCGCGAGAAGCTGCTCGCCACCCTGGAGGAGGGCGTCGCGACCCTCACGAAGGCGGAGAAGTCGCTGTTCGAACGCGGCCTTCGGCGCGTGCCCACCGGCAAGCTCGCCGAGGAGTTCGCCAAGGACGTCGCGGGCGGCAAGCTGGCGAAGGTCAGCTATCTGGTGCCGTCCGCCCTGGACTCCGAGCACCCCAGCGTCTCCTCGCCGATCCACAGCGCGACCATCGTCTACAAGGTCCTGGACGCCCTCGCCTCGCACCCCGAGGTCTGGCGGCGCACCGCCGTCTTCATCAACTACGACGAGAACGACGGCTTCTTCGACCACGTCCCGCCGCCCGTCCCCGGCGGCGAGAGCGACGAGGCGAAGGAGGAGCGCTGGCAGGGGCGGCCGACCGGCCTCGGCGTGCGCGTGCCCATGCTCGTCGTCTCGCCCTGGACCGTCGGCGGCTACGTCTGCTCCGAAGTCTTCGACCACACCTCGGTCGTGCGCTTCCTGGAGAAGTGGACCGGCATCGAGGAACCCAACATCAGCGCCTGGCGCCGCAAGGTCACCGGCGATCTCACCGGCGCCTTCGACTTCAGACGCGGCCACCGGCAGCCCGAGGTGGAGCAGCCCGGCGCCATCCCGGAGTTCAGCGGCCGCTGGTCCCCGCAGCCGCCCCTGAAGCAGTCCATGCCGGTCCAGGAGCCGGGCACCCGCCGCGCCCGCCCGCTGCCCTACCAGCCCGACGCGTACGTGAAGCGGGGCGAGAGCGGTGCTCTCTCGGTGCGGCTGCGCAACGGCGGACGCTCCAGCGCGCACTTCGCGCTCTATCCGTACGCCGGTGAATTCACGGCCCCGCTCCACCAGGACGTCGTACGCGAGGGCTCCTGGACCGTTCCGGTGCCCGAGGACGCGTACGACTTCACGGTCACGGGGCCGAACGGCTTCCGGCGCGAGTTCGCGGGCGGCAAGGACGGCGGCGCGCAGCTCGCCTCCGCGATCACCCGCCGCGAGATCCACCTGACCCTGGCCAATCGGGGCCGCAAGGAACTCGTCTTCACCGTCAAGCCGCTCGGATACGTGGACGAGCACGACGTCAGGAGGCGCACGAGGGTCGTGCGCGTCAAGGCGGGCAGCAGTCGCACGATCGCCTGGCACACGGCAGACGAGCACGGTTGGTACGACATCCAGGTGACGGTCACGGGTGAGCCCGTATTCCGACGGCGTCTGATGGGGCACATAGAGAACGGACGCGCGAGCGTATCGGGCTGA
- a CDS encoding SLC13 family permease, whose protein sequence is MNTLTAEILSVGLLLAVLAFAVIRPRQWPEAAAALPAAGIVVGVGAVSPRHALAEVESLLPVVGFLAAVLVLARLCADDGLFAAAGDLVARLCGGRTKALLGGVFAVAAAVTAVLSLDATVVLLTPVVLATAARVGARPRPHVYATAHLANSASLLLPVSNLTNLLALTASGLSFTRFALLMALPWVVAMGIEYVAFRRYFAVDLDAGALEPKETEPTAVPVFTLAVLGLTLAGFVVTSLAGLEPLWAALAGAAVLASRALLRRRTSATALVRSANPLFCLFVLALGIVVKAVVDNGLGSGIEWLLPDGASLPALLAVTAVAAVLANLINNLPAILALLPSVAPAGPGPVLAALIGVNIGPNLTYVGSLATLLWRRILHDHGTDAELGTFTRLGVLTVPLTLAASTVALWAGLLIGA, encoded by the coding sequence CTGAACACCCTCACCGCCGAGATCCTCTCCGTCGGCCTGCTTCTCGCCGTGCTCGCGTTCGCCGTCATACGGCCCAGACAGTGGCCCGAGGCCGCCGCCGCGCTGCCCGCCGCCGGGATCGTCGTGGGGGTCGGGGCCGTCTCGCCGCGGCATGCGCTCGCCGAGGTCGAGAGTCTGCTGCCCGTGGTGGGGTTCCTTGCCGCCGTGCTTGTGCTCGCTCGGCTCTGCGCGGACGACGGGCTCTTCGCCGCCGCAGGGGATCTGGTGGCCCGGCTCTGCGGTGGGCGGACGAAGGCGCTGCTCGGCGGGGTCTTCGCGGTGGCCGCCGCCGTCACCGCCGTGCTCAGCCTCGACGCCACCGTCGTCCTGCTCACCCCCGTCGTCCTCGCCACCGCCGCCCGCGTCGGGGCGAGGCCGCGGCCGCACGTCTACGCCACCGCCCACCTCGCCAACTCGGCCTCGCTCCTGCTGCCCGTCTCCAACCTCACCAACCTCCTCGCCCTCACCGCCAGCGGGCTGAGCTTCACGCGGTTCGCGCTGCTCATGGCGTTGCCGTGGGTGGTTGCCATGGGTATCGAGTACGTGGCCTTCCGGCGGTACTTCGCCGTCGATCTGGACGCGGGCGCCCTTGAGCCCAAGGAGACCGAGCCGACCGCCGTGCCGGTCTTCACCCTGGCCGTCCTCGGGCTCACGCTCGCCGGGTTCGTGGTGACCTCACTCGCGGGCCTCGAACCCCTGTGGGCCGCCCTCGCGGGGGCCGCCGTCCTCGCGAGCCGTGCGCTGCTGCGACGGCGTACGAGCGCCACCGCACTCGTCCGCTCCGCGAACCCCCTCTTCTGCCTGTTCGTGCTCGCGCTCGGCATCGTCGTCAAGGCGGTCGTCGACAACGGCCTCGGCTCCGGCATCGAGTGGCTCCTGCCGGACGGAGCCTCGCTGCCCGCGCTGCTCGCCGTGACGGCCGTCGCCGCCGTGCTCGCCAACCTGATCAACAACCTGCCCGCGATCCTCGCCCTGCTGCCCTCCGTCGCCCCCGCGGGCCCTGGCCCCGTCCTCGCCGCCCTGATCGGCGTCAACATCGGCCCGAACCTGACGTACGTCGGCTCGCTCGCCACCCTGCTGTGGCGCCGCATCCTCCACGACCACGGCACGGACGCCGAGTTGGGGACCTTCACCCGCCTCGGCGTGCTGACCGTGCCCCTCACACTGGCGGCGTCGACCGTCGCGCTCTGGGCGGGGCTGCTGATCGGCGCCTGA
- a CDS encoding MMPL family transporter has product MAALARWCVKHRLLAVLLWLVALSGAASAAALAGSSYSNDYEVPGTESGRATQLLNEGFEGLGGDSNTVVWKTEAGTTVRAADVEQTMTDTLDKIEDMPAVASVSSPYEGSGAAQISDDDRIAYANVTFREQADDIDKADAQALVDTAKAADSDSLDVELGGSAVALTESKSAQTAEIVGVAVAAVVLFLAFGSLAASILPIATALVSVGTAYAGIVLLGHVMTVADFAPMLGTLIGLGVGIDYALFIVTRHRKGLKQGLPVAVAAERAVATTGRAVVFAGATVCIALLGMLILRLSFLGGVAIAGSLTVLLTVAASVTLLPALLSWIGPRALSRRERRALAEHGPAPELPTGLAARWSAFVERHPKLLGVVAVAVMALLALPTLSLHLGTSDQGNNPASATTRQAYDLLADGFGPGVNGPLTLVTDVEGAGDRLALTNLVPTLESTKGVASVSPVTYDTDGTVAHITVVPDSSPQSERTSDLVDRLRDDVLPMAEADTSLDLAVGGVTASYDDFAEIIVGKLPLFVGVVIGLGCVLLLLAFRSIGIPLKAAAMNVAAVASAFGVVVAIFQWGWGSELLGLGSAGPIEPFLPVIMVSVLFGLSMDYQVFLVSRMYEEWLETGDNRRAVRVGLAETSRVINSAAVIMISVFLAFVLSGDRVIAMFGIGLAAAVALDAFVLRTLLVPALMHMLGGANWWLPRGLDRWLPRISIEPPECRSSTAVVSARIRGQRDARDGADVVPDGMKERDVRDIAGRGR; this is encoded by the coding sequence GTGGCAGCACTCGCACGGTGGTGTGTGAAGCACCGCCTCCTCGCAGTACTGCTCTGGCTCGTCGCTCTTTCGGGCGCCGCGAGCGCCGCGGCGCTCGCCGGATCCTCGTACTCGAACGACTACGAGGTTCCGGGCACCGAGTCCGGCCGTGCGACCCAGCTCCTGAACGAGGGCTTCGAAGGTCTCGGCGGCGACAGCAACACCGTCGTCTGGAAGACCGAAGCGGGCACCACCGTGCGCGCGGCGGACGTCGAGCAGACGATGACCGACACCCTCGACAAGATCGAGGACATGCCCGCCGTGGCCTCCGTCAGCAGCCCGTACGAGGGGAGCGGCGCCGCACAGATCAGTGACGACGACCGCATAGCGTACGCGAACGTCACCTTCCGCGAGCAGGCCGACGACATCGACAAGGCGGACGCACAGGCACTCGTCGACACCGCGAAGGCCGCCGATTCGGACAGCCTGGACGTCGAGCTCGGCGGCAGCGCCGTCGCCCTCACCGAGTCCAAGAGCGCGCAGACCGCCGAGATCGTCGGGGTCGCCGTCGCCGCCGTCGTGCTCTTCCTCGCCTTCGGCTCGCTCGCCGCGTCGATCCTGCCCATCGCCACGGCGCTGGTGTCGGTCGGCACGGCCTACGCCGGCATCGTGCTGCTCGGGCACGTCATGACCGTCGCGGACTTCGCCCCGATGCTGGGCACGCTGATCGGGCTCGGCGTCGGCATCGACTACGCGCTCTTCATCGTGACCCGCCACCGCAAGGGCCTCAAACAGGGCCTGCCGGTGGCCGTCGCCGCGGAACGCGCGGTCGCCACCACCGGGCGCGCGGTCGTCTTCGCGGGCGCCACCGTGTGCATCGCGCTGCTCGGCATGCTCATCCTGCGGCTCAGCTTCCTGGGCGGCGTCGCGATCGCGGGATCGCTGACCGTCCTCCTCACGGTCGCCGCGTCCGTGACCCTGCTGCCCGCCCTCCTGTCCTGGATCGGACCGCGTGCGCTCAGCCGCCGCGAACGCCGCGCCCTGGCCGAGCACGGCCCGGCCCCGGAGCTGCCCACCGGGCTCGCCGCCCGCTGGTCCGCCTTCGTGGAGCGGCACCCGAAGCTGCTCGGCGTCGTCGCCGTCGCCGTGATGGCGCTGCTCGCGCTGCCCACACTCTCCCTCCACCTGGGCACCTCCGACCAGGGCAACAACCCGGCGTCGGCCACCACACGCCAGGCCTACGACCTGCTCGCGGACGGCTTCGGCCCCGGCGTGAACGGCCCCCTCACCCTCGTCACGGACGTCGAAGGAGCGGGCGACCGGCTCGCCCTCACCAACCTCGTCCCCACACTGGAATCGACCAAGGGCGTCGCCTCCGTCAGCCCCGTCACGTACGACACCGACGGCACCGTCGCCCACATCACCGTCGTACCGGACTCGTCCCCCCAGTCCGAGCGGACCAGCGATCTCGTCGACCGGCTCCGCGACGACGTGCTGCCCATGGCCGAGGCCGACACATCGCTCGACCTGGCGGTGGGCGGTGTCACGGCGAGCTACGACGACTTCGCGGAGATCATCGTCGGCAAGCTGCCGCTCTTCGTGGGTGTGGTCATCGGCCTCGGCTGCGTCCTGCTGCTCCTTGCCTTCCGGTCCATCGGCATCCCCCTGAAGGCCGCCGCGATGAACGTGGCCGCGGTGGCGTCCGCCTTCGGGGTCGTCGTCGCGATCTTCCAGTGGGGCTGGGGGAGCGAGCTGCTCGGCCTCGGCTCGGCCGGACCGATCGAGCCTTTCCTGCCCGTGATCATGGTGTCCGTACTCTTCGGGCTCTCGATGGACTACCAGGTCTTCCTGGTCAGCCGGATGTACGAGGAGTGGCTGGAGACCGGCGACAACCGGCGGGCCGTCCGCGTCGGCCTCGCCGAGACGAGCCGCGTGATCAACTCAGCGGCCGTGATCATGATTTCGGTCTTCCTGGCCTTCGTCCTGAGCGGCGACCGGGTCATCGCGATGTTCGGCATCGGCCTCGCCGCCGCGGTCGCGCTCGACGCGTTCGTCCTGCGTACGTTGCTGGTGCCGGCCCTCATGCACATGCTGGGCGGCGCCAACTGGTGGCTGCCGCGCGGCCTCGACCGCTGGCTGCCGCGCATCAGCATCGAGCCGCCGGAATGTCGTTCGAGTACGGCCGTCGTGAGTGCGAGGATCCGGGGGCAACGGGACGCGCGGGACGGCGCGGACGTGGTGCCGGACGGAATGAAGGAGCGGGATGTTCGCGATATCGCTGGGCGAGGGCGCTGA
- the gatA gene encoding Asp-tRNA(Asn)/Glu-tRNA(Gln) amidotransferase subunit GatA, whose amino-acid sequence MTDSKIDIIRLTAAEIAAKVVSGELTAVEVTEAHLARIEAVDEKVHAFLHVDREGALAQARAVDAKREKGEKLGPLAGVPLALKDIFTTEGIPTTAGSKILEGWIPPYDATLTRKLKEADVVILGKTNMDEFAMGSSTENSAYGPTGNPWDLTRIPGGSGGGSSAALASYEAPLAIGTDTGGSIRQPAAVTGTVGVKPTYGGVSRYGMVAFSSSLDQGGPCARTVLDAALLHEAIAGHDPLDSTSIDAPVPAVVEAARNGSVQGMRVGVVKQFAGEGYQAGVVQRFQESVALLKELGAEVVELDCPSFDLALSAYYLIAPSECSSNLARFDAMRYGLRVGDDGTKSAEDVTALTREAGFGDEVKRRVILGTYALSSGYYDAYYGSAQKVRTLITKDFEKAFEQVDVIVSPATPTTAFPIGERADDPMAMYLADVCTIPSNMAGNAAMSLPCGLAPEDGLPVGLQIIAPAMKDERLYKVGAAVEAAFVERWGHPLLEEAPSL is encoded by the coding sequence ATGACGGACAGCAAGATCGACATCATCAGGCTCACCGCCGCCGAGATCGCCGCGAAGGTCGTGTCCGGCGAGCTGACCGCCGTCGAGGTCACCGAGGCCCACCTCGCCCGCATCGAGGCCGTCGACGAGAAGGTGCACGCCTTCCTGCACGTCGACCGCGAGGGCGCCCTCGCGCAGGCCCGCGCCGTCGACGCCAAGCGGGAGAAGGGCGAGAAGCTCGGCCCGCTGGCCGGTGTCCCGCTCGCGCTCAAGGACATCTTCACCACCGAGGGCATCCCGACCACCGCCGGATCCAAGATCCTCGAAGGCTGGATCCCGCCGTACGACGCGACCCTCACGCGCAAGCTGAAGGAAGCCGACGTCGTCATCCTCGGCAAGACCAACATGGACGAGTTCGCCATGGGGTCCTCCACCGAGAACAGCGCGTACGGCCCCACCGGCAACCCGTGGGACCTCACCCGCATCCCCGGCGGCTCCGGCGGCGGCTCAAGCGCCGCCCTCGCCTCGTACGAGGCCCCCCTCGCCATCGGCACCGACACCGGCGGCTCCATCCGCCAGCCCGCGGCCGTCACCGGCACGGTCGGCGTCAAGCCGACGTACGGCGGCGTCTCGCGCTACGGCATGGTGGCGTTCTCGTCCTCCCTCGACCAGGGCGGTCCCTGCGCCCGCACGGTCCTGGACGCAGCCCTCCTGCACGAGGCCATCGCCGGGCACGACCCGCTCGACTCGACGTCCATCGACGCCCCGGTCCCCGCGGTCGTCGAGGCCGCGCGCAACGGCTCCGTACAGGGCATGCGTGTCGGTGTCGTGAAGCAGTTCGCGGGCGAGGGCTACCAGGCCGGTGTCGTCCAGCGCTTCCAGGAGTCGGTCGCCCTGCTCAAGGAGCTGGGCGCCGAGGTCGTCGAGCTGGACTGCCCGTCCTTCGACCTGGCGCTCTCCGCGTACTACCTGATCGCGCCCTCCGAGTGCTCGTCGAACCTCGCGCGCTTCGACGCCATGCGGTACGGCCTGCGCGTCGGCGACGACGGCACGAAGTCCGCCGAGGACGTCACCGCGCTGACCCGCGAGGCCGGCTTCGGAGACGAGGTCAAGCGCCGCGTCATCCTGGGCACATACGCCCTGAGCTCCGGCTACTACGACGCGTACTACGGAAGCGCCCAGAAGGTCCGCACCCTGATCACGAAGGACTTCGAGAAGGCCTTCGAGCAGGTGGACGTGATCGTCTCGCCCGCGACGCCGACCACCGCCTTCCCGATCGGCGAGCGCGCCGACGACCCGATGGCGATGTACCTCGCGGACGTGTGCACCATCCCGTCGAACATGGCCGGCAACGCCGCCATGTCGCTGCCCTGCGGTCTCGCGCCGGAGGACGGCCTGCCCGTCGGTCTGCAGATCATCGCCCCGGCCATGAAGGACGAACGCCTTTACAAGGTGGGCGCTGCCGTAGAGGCCGCCTTCGTGGAAAGGTGGGGTCACCCGCTGCTTGAGGAGGCACCGTCACTGTGA